From a single Haloarcula sp. DT43 genomic region:
- a CDS encoding SAM hydrolase/SAM-dependent halogenase family protein, producing the protein MSTFVHLVADYGPADPAFSEVVHRLTAADPTMTVQSTAVRPFSTVATGFWLAQLGVHNPSFDDLLIYSNTAPRTAETTPERADTGGPLCYLELDTGVPVVAVDAGYNLSFVADHATTVREVELPADTGQFRSRDLFPRRVAELANGDRSSLGAERSLADVPAPPESVVCHVDGYGNVKTSIRASAFDPERDTVTVELNGESRDAVVRDAVSEVPEGTLAVVPGSAGGEDPYQELFLRGGSAASAFGRPEPGDELTVRG; encoded by the coding sequence ATGAGCACCTTCGTCCATCTCGTCGCGGACTACGGCCCGGCCGACCCAGCCTTCTCGGAGGTCGTCCACCGCCTCACCGCTGCCGACCCGACGATGACCGTCCAATCGACCGCAGTCCGGCCGTTCTCGACCGTCGCGACGGGGTTCTGGCTCGCACAGCTCGGCGTCCACAACCCCTCGTTCGACGACCTGCTGATTTACTCGAACACCGCGCCACGGACCGCGGAAACGACGCCGGAGCGGGCGGACACCGGCGGCCCGCTGTGCTATCTCGAACTGGACACCGGCGTCCCCGTCGTCGCCGTCGACGCTGGCTACAACCTCTCGTTTGTCGCCGACCACGCCACGACCGTCCGCGAGGTCGAACTGCCGGCCGACACCGGCCAGTTCCGCTCGCGTGACCTGTTCCCGCGTCGCGTCGCCGAGCTAGCGAACGGGGACCGCTCGTCGCTGGGCGCGGAGCGGTCGCTTGCGGACGTGCCGGCCCCGCCAGAATCCGTGGTCTGTCACGTCGACGGGTACGGGAACGTCAAGACCTCGATTCGGGCCTCGGCGTTCGACCCGGAACGCGACACGGTCACCGTCGAACTCAACGGCGAGTCCCGCGACGCGGTCGTCAGGGACGCCGTCTCGGAGGTACCGGAGGGCACACTCGCCGTCGTGCCCGGCTCCGCAGGCGGCGAGGACCCCTACCAGGAACTGTTCCTGCGGGGCGGCTCCGCGGCGTCGGCTTTCGGCCGACCGGAGCCGGGCGACGAACTCACGGTCCGGGGATAA